The nucleotide sequence CCAACATCTGGGCAGCGCTGGACTACAAGCTGTTCAACGAAGGCCGCAAAGGCGTGGTCCTCGGCCGTGACCAGTGGCTGTACAGCGACGAAGAGTTCAACCCGATCGTCAACGAAGAGCTGAACCTGCAAGGCAACTACGCGCTGGTCGAAGGCGTGCGCCAGAAACTCAAGGAACAGGGCATCACCCTGGTGATGGCGATCGTGCCGGCCAAGGCGCGGCTGTATCCGGAGCACCTGGGTGAAGTGAAGCCGGCGAGCATTCACGCCAACCTCTACCAGGATTTCCATGCCCGCGTGGCGGCCGACAAGATCCTCGCCCCCGACCTGCTCGGCCCGCTGCAACAGGCCAAGCAGAGCGGCCAGCAAGTGTTCCTGCGCACCGACACCCACTGGACCCCGGAAGGCGCCCAGGTCGCCGCCGAAAACATTGCCAAGGCCATTGCCGAGCGCGCGCCCCTCAACGGCGAGCCGCAACGCTTCGTCACTGAGCCGGCGGAAAAGATCACCCACAAGGGCGACCTGCGCCAGTTCCTGCCCCTGGACCCATTGTTCGAAAACCTGATGCCGGCCCAGGAGCCGCTGGTCAAGCGCAACACCCGCGAAGCCGACGACCAGCCGGCCGGCGACGACGCGCTGTTTGCCGACGCCCAGGTTCCCGTGGCCCTGATCGGCACCAGCTACAGCGCCAACCCCAACTGGAACTTCGTCGGTGCGCTCAAGCAAGCCCTGCACAGCGATGTCGTGAACTACGCCGAAGACGGCCATGGCCCGATTCTGCCGATGCTCAGCTATCTCAAGAGCGACGCTTTCAAGAACAGCCCGCCGCAGGTGCTGATCTGGGAGTTTCCTGAACGTTATCTGCCCGTGAACAACGAAATCGGCGACGCCGACCCGCAGTGGGTCGCAGAGCTCAAACAAGCCGGTGCGCGCCAACAGAACGTTGCCGCCAACACTCAATCCGAGACGCCCGACCGGGCGCAAAACTGAAAGAGAGGTCCACCATGACTTTCAACACTACTCCTCGCCGTCTCGCCGCTCGCTCCTTCAAGGCTGTTGCCCTCGTCGCCAGCATGAGCGCCCTTTCACTGTCCGCCTTTGCCGGTGACTCGGCCCTGTACGGCCCGGTCGCGCCAAAAGGCTCGAGCTTCGTGCGTATCTACAACGCCAGCAACGCCGAAGTCAGCGCCACCGTCGGCAGCACCAACCTCAATGACGTAGCCCCCCTGGCCAGCAGCGACTTCAGCTTCATGCCCGGCGGCGACTACAGCGCCAAGGTAGGCAGCCAGACCGTTCCGGTTAAACTGGCTGCCGATCACTACTACACCCTGGTCAACAACGCGAGCGGCCAGCCGCAACTGATCGAAGAACCACCGTTCAAGAACAAGCAGAAATCCCTGGTACGTGTGCAGAACCTCACCGACAAGGCGCTGACCCTCAAGACCGCCGATGGCAAGACCGACGTGGTGCCGAACGTGGCAGCCAAGGGCCGTGGCGAACGTGAGATCAACCCGGTGAAAGTCAGCCTGGCGCTGTTCGAGGGCGACAAGAAAGTCGGCGATCTCAAGCCTGTGGCCCTGGAGCGC is from Pseudomonas sp. B21-056 and encodes:
- a CDS encoding alginate O-acetyltransferase, with amino-acid sequence MTRSLRIFYIVLFMLILTALGIWSMRSFFGFSTNPDATVLNGRWAKAVETHYDDEFPIKRLGTNIWAALDYKLFNEGRKGVVLGRDQWLYSDEEFNPIVNEELNLQGNYALVEGVRQKLKEQGITLVMAIVPAKARLYPEHLGEVKPASIHANLYQDFHARVAADKILAPDLLGPLQQAKQSGQQVFLRTDTHWTPEGAQVAAENIAKAIAERAPLNGEPQRFVTEPAEKITHKGDLRQFLPLDPLFENLMPAQEPLVKRNTREADDQPAGDDALFADAQVPVALIGTSYSANPNWNFVGALKQALHSDVVNYAEDGHGPILPMLSYLKSDAFKNSPPQVLIWEFPERYLPVNNEIGDADPQWVAELKQAGARQQNVAANTQSETPDRAQN
- a CDS encoding alginate O-acetyltransferase AlgF, which codes for MTFNTTPRRLAARSFKAVALVASMSALSLSAFAGDSALYGPVAPKGSSFVRIYNASNAEVSATVGSTNLNDVAPLASSDFSFMPGGDYSAKVGSQTVPVKLAADHYYTLVNNASGQPQLIEEPPFKNKQKSLVRVQNLTDKALTLKTADGKTDVVPNVAAKGRGEREINPVKVSLALFEGDKKVGDLKPVALERGEAAVLYVTGSGSSLSPVWVKRPVSTR